A window of the Diabrotica undecimpunctata isolate CICGRU chromosome 1, icDiaUnde3, whole genome shotgun sequence genome harbors these coding sequences:
- the LOC140439384 gene encoding drosomycin-like codes for MKGYFIFAILLILTIGTELTLGDCLSGRYGGPCAVWDNETCRRVCKEEGRVSGHCSASLKCWCEGC; via the coding sequence atgaaAGGTTACTTCATCTTCGCCATTTTGTTGATCCTCACAATCGGTACCGAATTGACTTTGGGTGATTGCCTTTCCGGAAGATATGGAGGGCCTTGTGCAGTATGGGACAACGAAACCTGCCGCAGAGTGTGCAAGGAAGAAGGACGAGTAAGTGGGCATTGCAGTGCTAGTCTGAAATGTTGGTGTGAGGGGTGTTAG
- the LOC140450809 gene encoding uncharacterized protein, with product MAEGQVSNVNHEELLRKVDDLEKRLQTKDAEIQVYKMLMSQMEEEAAQAKKYKALHEKQTQDVDTLRTESEKTLTKAKSMIFEKTKIIKNQELQIEAFTQQIESLREVVRITKDLLEIRNMEVKQLEIKIESIEGKQKAEKERYDLMHKKLEMMIRHNAELKREYETQLCLFTALRERYNERELAKDVIDNLKTPPVLKIASQNETNTAQKEIKVNEEVKVTKPESKSVQFENTVGEAQQSDNSVVPNPEKPIESSVDISEQEVNKQKSADEQNTATTAKSAPPTNQPEADKAVPVDHNKNSTPTEQILPKIEDSIPVSNEVVVPELSKPEKNVVEQNKQIEPNNNINSSEQKTKEPVITESESAIKEEKADGQSNNISEQTVVKTEDSVAAPINQTNQDALSANIVKSPLASDVPAAVSVDINPVNKEVSLNKEESQPTNEVPVVVSVDSDLVKIDVNNGKVLAPTPQVANVQKKE from the exons ATGGCAGAGGGTCAG GTTTCAAACGTAAACCATGAAGAACTGTTGAGAAAGGTGGATGATTTAGAAAAACGTTTGCAG aCAAAAGATGCAGAAATTCAAGTTTACAAAATGCTCATGTCCCAAATGGAGGAAGAGGCAGCGCAAGCAAAAAAATACAAGGCTCTTCACGAAAAGCAAACCCAAGACGTGGACACTTTAAGGACGGAATCGGAAAAAACGTTAACGAAGGCTAAGAGTATGATTTTTGAGaagacaaaaattattaaaaaccaaGAATTACAAATAGAGGCGTTCACACAACAGATCGAATCTCTCAGAGAGGTTGTACGCATCACAAAGGACCTTCTAGAAATCAGGAATATGGAAGTAAAACAACTGGAAATCAAGATAGAGTCAATAGAAGGAAAGCAAAAAGCTGAAAAGGAACGGTACGACCTAATGCATAAGAAACTAGAAATGATGATTAGACACAACGCCGAGTTAAAAAGGGAATATGAGACACAGTTGTGCCTTTTCACCGCCTTAAGAGAAAGATATAACGAACGAGAGTTAGCTAAAGATGTCATTGATAACTTAAAGACACCGCCAGTACTCAAAATTGCTAGTCAAAATGAAACCAACACGGCACAAAAGGAAATTAAAGTAAATGAAGAAGTTAAAGTAACCAAACCTGAATCAAAAAGTGTTCAGTTTGAAAACACTGTTGGGGAAGCACAACAATCTGATAACTCAGTAGTACCTAACCCAGAAAAACCAATTGAAAGTAGTGTTGATATTAGTGAACAAGAAGTAAACAAACAAAAGTCAGCTGACGAGCAGAATACAGCTACGACTGCAAAATCTGCCCCACCAACAAATCAGCCTGAAGCTGACAAGGCAGTACCCGTTGATCACAATAAAAATTCAACACCTACTGAGCAAATTCTACCTAAAATAGAAGATTCTATTCCAGTCTCAAATGAAGTTGTTGTTCCTGAACTCAGTAAGCCAGAAAAAAATGTTGTTGAGCAAAATAAGCAGATAGAACCCAACAATAATATAAATTCATCTGAACAAAAGACCAAAGAACCAGTGATTACTGAATCTGAGTCGGCCATTAAAGAAGAAAAAGCTGATGGTCAAAGCAACAACATTTCTGAACAGACGGTAGTTAAGACTGAAGATTCTGTTGCAGCTCCAATAAATCAGACAAATCAAGATGCACTATCTGCTAACATTGTAAAGTCACCATTGGCGAGTGATGTCCCAGCAGCTGTTTCCGTTGATATCAATCCAGTCAACAAAGAAGTCAGTCTTAACAAAGAAGAATCACAACCAACAAATGAAGTCCCAGTTGTGGTATCTGTGGATAGTGATCTAGTCAAAATAGATGTTAATAACGGCAAAGTATTAGCACCAACACCACAAGTAGCTaatgtccagaaaaaggaataa